The proteins below come from a single Streptomyces sp. SCSIO 75703 genomic window:
- the gltB gene encoding glutamate synthase large subunit, producing the protein MRMPRQPCQHPEEGRRRPSTDPRPAPRGLYDPSYEHDACGVGFVATLTGEPSHTLVEQALTVLRNLEHRGATGSEPDSGDGAGILCQVPDAFFREVTGFPLPGAGQYAVGTAFLPEGDTADAVARIEAIAAEEGLTVLGWRDVPVAPQLLGAAARSTLPVLRQLFVADGTSAGIVLDRRAFVLRKRAEREAGVYFPSLSARTVVYKGMLTTGQLEPFFPDLSDRRFASAIALVHSRFSTNTFPSWPLAHPYRFVAHNGEINTVRGNRNWMRARESQLASALFGPADRLERIFPVCTPDASDSASFDEVLELLHLGGRPLPHAVLMMIPEAWENHDAMDPARRAFYQYHSTMMEPWDGPACVTFTDGVQAGAVLDRNGLRPGRYWVTDDGLVVLGSEVGVLDIDPARVVRKGRLQPGRMFLVDTAEHRIVEDDEIKARLAAEQPYAEWLRAGEIDLGDLPEREHVVHTHASVTRRQQTFGYTEEELRVLLAPMAATGAEPIGSMGTDTPIAVLSARPRLLFDYFTQLFAQVTNPPLDAIREELVTSLRSSLGPQGNLLEPTAASCRSVVLPFPVIDNDELAKLIHINADGDMAGFKAATLSGLYRVHGGGDALAARIEEICAEADAAIGNGARLIVLSDRHSDAEHAPIPSLLLTAAVHHHLIRTRRRTQVGLLVEAGDVREVHHVALLIGYGAAAVNPYLAMESVEDLVRAGTFLRDTDPEPAIRNLIRALGKGVLKVMSKMGISTVASYRGAQVFEAVGLDRDFVAAYFDGTATKIGGVGIDVIAAEVAARHAKAYPASGIAPAHRTLEIGGEYQWRREGEPHLFDPETVFRLQHSTRTGRYEVFKQYTARVDEQSERLMTLRGLFGFASGREPVPLDEVEPVSEIVQRFSTGAMSYGSISREAHETLAVAMNRLGGKSNTGEGGEDPERLYDPARRSAIKQVASGRFGVTSEYLVNADDIQIKMAQGAKPGEGGQLPGPKVYPWVARTRHSTPGVGLISPPPHHDIYSIEDLAQLIHDLKNANPAARVHVKLVSEVGVGTVAAGVSKAHADVVLVSGHDGGTGASPLTSLKHAGGPWELGLAETQQTLLLNGLRDRIVVQTDGQLKTGRDVVVAALLGAEEFGFATAPLVVSGCVMMRVCHLDTCPVGIATQNPVLRERFSGQAEYVENFFRFVAEEVRELLAGLGFRSVREAVGHAEVLDVTRAVDHWKARGLDLAPLLHVPDLPAGAVRHQVTGQDHGLEKALDNELIRLAADALSAPTAAEAAPVRARVAIRNVHRTVGTMLGHEVTRRFGGAGLPDDTVDLTFTGSAGQSFGAFLPRGITLRLEGDANDYVGKGLSGGRIVVRPDRGADHLAEYSVIAGNTLGYGATGGEMFLRGRTGERFCVRNSGALVVSEGVGDHGCEYMTGGHAVVLGETGRNFAAGMSGGTAYVVDLDPADVNPGNRGAVEPLDDADRRWLHEVVRRHAEETGSTVAARLLADWPAAAERFSKIIPTTYKAVLAAKDAAERAGLPETEITEKMMEAAVHG; encoded by the coding sequence ATGCGTATGCCGCGTCAGCCGTGCCAGCATCCCGAGGAGGGCCGCCGCCGGCCGTCCACGGACCCCCGCCCCGCCCCCCGGGGCCTGTACGACCCCTCCTACGAGCACGACGCCTGCGGCGTCGGGTTCGTCGCCACCCTCACCGGCGAGCCCTCCCACACCCTCGTCGAGCAGGCCCTCACCGTCCTGCGCAACCTGGAGCACCGCGGCGCGACCGGCTCCGAGCCCGACTCGGGCGACGGCGCGGGCATCCTCTGCCAGGTCCCGGACGCCTTCTTCCGCGAGGTGACCGGCTTCCCCCTGCCCGGCGCCGGGCAGTACGCCGTCGGCACCGCCTTCCTGCCCGAGGGGGACACCGCGGACGCCGTCGCGCGGATCGAGGCGATCGCGGCGGAGGAGGGCCTGACCGTCCTCGGCTGGCGTGACGTGCCCGTCGCCCCGCAGCTCCTCGGCGCCGCCGCCCGCTCCACCCTGCCCGTCCTCCGCCAGCTCTTCGTCGCCGACGGCACCAGCGCGGGCATCGTCCTGGACCGCCGGGCCTTCGTCCTGCGCAAGCGCGCCGAACGCGAGGCCGGCGTCTACTTCCCCTCGCTGTCCGCGCGGACCGTGGTCTACAAGGGCATGCTCACCACCGGCCAGCTCGAACCGTTCTTCCCGGACCTCTCCGACCGCCGCTTCGCCAGCGCGATCGCCCTGGTCCACTCCCGGTTCTCCACCAACACGTTCCCGTCCTGGCCGCTCGCCCACCCGTACCGGTTCGTCGCCCACAACGGCGAGATCAACACGGTCCGGGGCAACCGCAACTGGATGCGCGCCCGTGAGTCCCAGCTCGCCTCCGCCCTCTTCGGCCCCGCCGACCGCCTGGAGCGGATCTTCCCGGTCTGCACCCCGGACGCCTCCGACTCCGCCTCCTTCGACGAGGTCCTCGAACTGCTGCACCTGGGCGGCCGGCCGCTGCCGCACGCCGTGCTGATGATGATCCCGGAGGCGTGGGAGAACCACGACGCCATGGACCCGGCCCGGCGGGCCTTCTACCAGTACCACTCCACGATGATGGAGCCCTGGGACGGCCCCGCCTGCGTCACTTTCACCGACGGCGTCCAGGCCGGTGCCGTCCTCGACCGCAACGGGCTGCGCCCCGGCCGCTACTGGGTCACCGACGACGGCCTCGTCGTCCTCGGCTCCGAGGTCGGCGTCCTCGACATCGACCCCGCCCGCGTCGTCCGCAAGGGCCGCCTCCAGCCCGGCCGCATGTTCCTCGTCGACACCGCCGAGCACCGCATCGTCGAGGACGACGAGATCAAGGCGCGCCTCGCCGCCGAGCAGCCCTACGCCGAGTGGCTCCGGGCCGGCGAGATCGACCTCGGCGACCTGCCCGAGCGCGAGCACGTCGTCCACACCCACGCCTCGGTCACCCGCCGCCAGCAGACCTTCGGCTACACGGAGGAGGAACTGCGCGTCCTCCTCGCCCCGATGGCCGCCACCGGCGCCGAGCCCATCGGCTCCATGGGCACCGACACGCCCATCGCGGTGCTGTCCGCGCGCCCGCGGCTGCTCTTCGACTACTTCACCCAGCTCTTCGCACAGGTCACCAACCCGCCGCTGGACGCCATCCGCGAGGAACTGGTCACCTCGCTGCGCAGCTCCCTCGGCCCCCAGGGCAACCTGCTGGAGCCCACGGCCGCCTCCTGCCGCAGCGTCGTCCTGCCCTTCCCGGTGATCGACAACGACGAGCTGGCCAAGCTCATCCACATCAACGCCGACGGCGACATGGCCGGCTTCAAGGCCGCCACCCTCTCCGGGCTCTACCGGGTGCACGGCGGCGGCGACGCGCTCGCCGCCCGGATCGAGGAGATCTGCGCCGAGGCCGACGCCGCCATCGGCAACGGCGCCCGCCTGATCGTCCTCTCCGACCGGCACTCCGACGCCGAGCACGCCCCGATCCCCTCGCTGCTGCTCACCGCCGCCGTCCACCACCACCTCATCCGCACCCGCCGGCGCACCCAGGTGGGCCTGCTGGTCGAGGCCGGCGACGTCCGCGAGGTCCACCACGTCGCGCTGCTCATCGGCTACGGCGCCGCCGCCGTCAACCCGTACCTGGCCATGGAGTCCGTCGAGGACCTGGTCCGGGCCGGGACCTTCCTGCGGGACACCGACCCCGAGCCGGCCATCCGCAACCTCATCCGCGCCCTCGGCAAGGGCGTCCTGAAGGTGATGTCCAAGATGGGCATCTCCACCGTCGCCTCCTACCGCGGCGCCCAGGTCTTCGAGGCCGTCGGCCTGGACCGGGACTTCGTCGCCGCGTACTTCGACGGCACCGCCACCAAGATCGGCGGCGTGGGCATCGACGTGATCGCCGCGGAGGTCGCCGCCCGCCACGCCAAGGCGTACCCGGCCTCCGGCATCGCCCCCGCCCACCGCACGCTGGAGATCGGCGGCGAGTACCAGTGGCGGCGCGAGGGCGAACCGCACCTCTTCGACCCGGAGACGGTCTTCCGCCTCCAGCACTCCACGCGCACCGGCCGCTACGAGGTCTTCAAGCAGTACACCGCGCGCGTCGACGAGCAGTCCGAGCGCCTGATGACGCTGCGCGGCCTCTTCGGCTTCGCCTCCGGACGCGAGCCGGTCCCGCTGGACGAGGTCGAGCCGGTCTCCGAGATCGTCCAGCGCTTCTCCACCGGCGCCATGTCCTACGGCTCCATCTCCCGCGAGGCGCACGAGACGCTCGCCGTGGCCATGAACCGGCTGGGCGGCAAGTCCAACACCGGGGAGGGCGGCGAGGACCCGGAGCGCCTGTACGACCCGGCCCGCCGCTCCGCGATCAAGCAGGTCGCCTCCGGCCGCTTCGGCGTCACCTCCGAGTACCTGGTCAACGCCGACGACATCCAGATCAAGATGGCCCAGGGCGCCAAGCCCGGCGAGGGCGGCCAGCTCCCCGGCCCCAAGGTGTACCCCTGGGTGGCGAGGACCCGGCACAGCACGCCCGGCGTCGGCCTCATCTCGCCGCCCCCGCACCACGACATCTACTCCATCGAGGACCTGGCCCAGCTCATCCACGACCTGAAGAACGCCAACCCGGCCGCGCGTGTCCACGTGAAGCTGGTCTCCGAGGTCGGCGTCGGCACCGTCGCCGCCGGCGTCTCCAAGGCCCACGCCGACGTGGTGCTGGTCTCCGGCCACGACGGCGGCACCGGGGCCTCCCCGCTCACCTCGCTCAAGCACGCGGGCGGCCCCTGGGAGCTGGGCCTCGCCGAGACGCAGCAGACCCTCCTCCTCAACGGCCTGCGCGACCGCATCGTCGTGCAGACCGACGGCCAGCTCAAGACCGGCCGGGACGTGGTCGTCGCCGCGCTGCTCGGCGCCGAGGAGTTCGGCTTCGCCACCGCGCCGCTGGTCGTCTCCGGCTGCGTCATGATGCGCGTCTGCCACCTGGACACCTGCCCGGTCGGCATCGCCACCCAGAACCCGGTCCTCAGGGAGCGGTTCTCCGGACAGGCCGAGTACGTGGAGAACTTCTTCCGGTTCGTCGCCGAGGAGGTCCGCGAACTCCTCGCCGGGCTCGGGTTCCGCTCCGTCCGGGAGGCCGTCGGCCACGCCGAGGTCCTCGACGTCACCCGCGCCGTCGACCACTGGAAGGCCCGCGGACTGGACCTCGCGCCGCTGCTGCACGTGCCCGACCTGCCCGCGGGCGCCGTCCGCCACCAGGTGACCGGACAGGACCACGGGCTGGAGAAGGCCCTCGACAACGAGCTGATCCGGCTCGCCGCCGACGCCCTCTCCGCGCCCACCGCCGCCGAGGCGGCCCCGGTCCGCGCCCGGGTCGCCATCCGCAACGTCCACCGCACCGTCGGCACCATGCTCGGCCACGAGGTCACCCGCCGCTTCGGCGGCGCCGGACTGCCCGACGACACCGTCGACCTCACCTTCACCGGCTCGGCCGGCCAGTCCTTCGGCGCCTTCCTGCCGCGCGGCATCACGCTGCGCCTGGAGGGGGACGCCAACGACTACGTCGGCAAGGGCCTGTCCGGCGGCCGGATCGTGGTCCGCCCGGACCGCGGCGCCGACCACCTCGCCGAGTACAGCGTCATCGCCGGCAACACCCTCGGCTACGGCGCCACCGGCGGCGAGATGTTCCTGCGCGGCCGGACCGGCGAACGCTTCTGCGTCCGCAACTCCGGCGCCCTGGTCGTCTCCGAGGGCGTCGGCGACCACGGCTGCGAGTACATGACGGGCGGCCACGCGGTCGTCCTCGGCGAGACCGGGCGCAACTTCGCGGCCGGCATGTCCGGCGGCACCGCCTACGTCGTCGACCTCGACCCCGCCGACGTCAACCCCGGCAACCGGGGCGCCGTCGAACCGCTCGACGACGCCGACCGGCGGTGGCTGCACGAGGTGGTGCGCCGCCACGCCGAGGAGACCGGCTCCACGGTCGCGGCGCGGCTGCTCGCCGACTGGCCGGCCGCCGCGGAACGCTTCAGCAAGATCATCCCCACCACGTACAAGGCAGTGCTCGCCGCCAAGGACGCCGCCGAGCGGGCCGGTCTCCCCGAGACCGAGATCACCGAGAAGATGATGGAGGCGGCGGTCCATGGCTGA
- a CDS encoding glutamate synthase subunit beta, with the protein MADPKGFLHHGRETAASRPVEERLGDWNEVPVPGALLPVVGRQAGRCMDCGIPFCHQGCPLGNLIPEWNDYVWRGDWAAASERLHATNNFPEFTGRLCPAPCESACVLGIGRAPVTIKNVEVSIADRAWESGAIAPRVPERLSGKTVAVVGSGPAGLAAAQQLTRAGHTVAVYERADRVGGLLRYGIPEFKMEKRHINRRIEQMRAEGTRFRTGIEVGRDLSAAGLRKRHDAVVLAVGATTPRELPLPGRELRGVHQAMEYLLPANKVQEGDHVTPPVTAEGKHVVVIGGGDTGADCVGTAHRQGAASVTQLEIMPRPGRERDPLTQPWPTFPLLYKVTSAHEEGGERVYAVATTRFEGDEDGNVQWLHLTEAERDGGGFAPKPGTERKIPAQLVTLALGFTGTDRENGLVEQFGLELDARGNIARDADFQTGVPGVFVAGDAGRGQSLIVWAIAEGRSAARAADRFLTGASDLPAPIRPTDRALAV; encoded by the coding sequence ATGGCTGACCCGAAGGGCTTTCTCCACCACGGCCGCGAGACGGCCGCGTCCCGTCCGGTCGAGGAACGCCTCGGCGACTGGAACGAGGTCCCCGTGCCCGGCGCCCTGCTGCCGGTCGTCGGCCGGCAGGCGGGCCGGTGCATGGACTGCGGCATCCCGTTCTGCCACCAGGGCTGCCCGCTCGGGAACCTCATCCCCGAGTGGAACGACTACGTCTGGCGCGGGGACTGGGCGGCGGCCTCCGAGCGGCTGCACGCCACCAACAACTTCCCCGAGTTCACCGGCCGGCTCTGCCCGGCCCCCTGCGAGTCGGCGTGCGTGCTCGGCATCGGCCGGGCGCCGGTCACCATCAAGAACGTCGAGGTCTCCATCGCCGACCGGGCCTGGGAGAGCGGCGCCATCGCCCCGCGCGTCCCCGAACGGCTCTCCGGCAAGACCGTCGCGGTGGTCGGCTCGGGCCCCGCCGGGCTCGCCGCCGCCCAGCAGCTCACCCGGGCCGGCCACACGGTCGCCGTCTACGAGCGCGCCGACCGCGTCGGCGGCCTGCTGCGCTACGGCATCCCGGAGTTCAAGATGGAGAAGCGGCACATCAACCGCCGTATCGAGCAGATGCGGGCCGAGGGCACCCGCTTCCGCACCGGGATCGAGGTCGGCCGCGACCTGAGCGCCGCCGGCCTGCGCAAGCGCCACGACGCCGTCGTCCTCGCGGTCGGCGCCACCACCCCGCGCGAGCTGCCGCTGCCCGGCCGCGAACTGCGGGGCGTCCACCAGGCGATGGAGTACCTGCTGCCGGCCAACAAGGTGCAGGAGGGCGACCACGTCACCCCGCCGGTCACCGCCGAGGGCAAGCACGTCGTCGTCATCGGCGGCGGCGACACGGGCGCCGACTGCGTGGGCACCGCCCACCGCCAGGGCGCCGCCTCCGTCACCCAACTGGAGATCATGCCCCGGCCCGGCCGGGAGCGGGACCCGCTCACCCAGCCGTGGCCGACCTTCCCGTTGCTCTACAAGGTCACCTCGGCCCACGAGGAGGGCGGCGAGCGGGTCTACGCCGTCGCCACCACCCGCTTCGAGGGCGACGAGGACGGCAACGTCCAGTGGCTGCACCTGACCGAGGCCGAGCGGGACGGCGGCGGCTTCGCGCCGAAGCCGGGCACCGAGCGGAAGATCCCGGCCCAGCTCGTCACGCTCGCCCTCGGATTCACCGGCACCGACCGGGAGAACGGTCTGGTCGAACAGTTCGGACTGGAGCTGGACGCACGGGGTAACATCGCCCGGGACGCCGACTTCCAGACGGGTGTGCCGGGTGTGTTCGTCGCCGGTGACGCCGGCCGCGGCCAGTCGCTCATCGTCTGGGCGATCGCGGAGGGCCGTTCCGCGGCCCGTGCCGCGGACCGCTTCCTGACCGGGGCCAGCGACCTGCCGGCCCCGATCCGCCCCACGGACCGCGCGCTGGCCGTCTGA
- a CDS encoding chitosanase, translating into MKRAGVLLLAALPVVATGVYFVLPSDGANAPVMPPPVAAQSARAEAKDRAEREREADDAVIAALPPGLAAPDKKELAQKLVASAENSTTDWRTSYGNIEDHGDGQGYTAGIIGFCTGTHDLLNLVERYTRSHPDNGLAAYLPALREVDGTDSHEGLDPGFTEAWRAESELPEFREAQEYERDHVYFDPSVRLAKLDGLGTLGQFVYFDAMVFHGPDPDPNGFYDLRERARRKARTPAEGGSEKTYLDAFLDVRRQAMRDKRPGGDTTRVDTAQRRFLAAGNLGLDTPLEWRVYGDPYRVP; encoded by the coding sequence GTGAAACGTGCCGGTGTGCTGCTCCTCGCGGCCCTCCCCGTGGTCGCCACGGGCGTCTACTTCGTGCTGCCGTCCGACGGCGCGAACGCGCCCGTGATGCCGCCCCCGGTCGCCGCGCAGTCGGCGCGCGCGGAGGCCAAGGACCGGGCGGAGCGGGAGCGGGAGGCGGACGACGCGGTGATCGCCGCCCTGCCGCCGGGGCTGGCCGCGCCGGACAAGAAGGAACTGGCGCAGAAGCTGGTGGCGAGCGCCGAGAACTCGACCACCGACTGGCGCACCTCGTACGGGAACATCGAGGACCACGGCGACGGCCAGGGCTACACGGCGGGCATCATCGGCTTCTGCACGGGCACCCACGACCTGCTCAACCTGGTGGAGCGCTACACCCGTTCCCACCCGGACAACGGGCTGGCCGCCTACCTGCCCGCCCTGCGCGAGGTCGACGGCACCGACTCGCACGAGGGCCTGGACCCCGGCTTCACCGAGGCGTGGCGGGCCGAGTCGGAGCTGCCGGAGTTCCGCGAGGCGCAGGAGTACGAGCGCGACCACGTGTACTTCGATCCGTCGGTGCGGCTGGCCAAGCTGGACGGCCTCGGCACGCTCGGCCAGTTCGTCTACTTCGACGCGATGGTCTTCCACGGCCCGGACCCCGACCCGAACGGTTTCTACGACCTGCGCGAGCGGGCCAGGAGGAAGGCGAGGACGCCCGCCGAGGGCGGTTCGGAGAAGACCTACCTGGACGCCTTCCTGGACGTCCGCCGCCAGGCGATGCGGGACAAGCGTCCGGGCGGCGACACGACCCGCGTCGACACCGCCCAGCGCCGCTTCCTGGCGGCGGGCAACCTCGGCCTGGACACGCCGCTGGAGTGGCGGGTGTACGGGGACCCCTACCGGGTGCCGTGA
- a CDS encoding rhomboid family intramembrane serine protease — protein sequence MDSESTVPTCYRHSAVECRVRCVRCDRSVCPDCMREAAVGHQCPDCAREGARPVRQARTLVGGRVSTTPVVTYALIGLNLLAYLGELVRPGIVDRFALVGARLAGPDGGWYVYRDPFPEGFRAEGVVTGEWERMLTGPFLHLPPAEGVFGLLHIAMNMAALWQLGRAVEPMLGRIRHAVLYLLSALGGSVLVLLLDNPGQATVGASGAVFGLAAAYYVLARRIGADMRPVNRFMGLLLLWLVVSAGMTSWQGHLGGLLAGGAVAAAYAHAPRDGRRTAVQAGACVGLLLLLAAASAIKVSVLTGGGIPQ from the coding sequence GTGGATTCCGAGTCCACCGTCCCCACCTGCTACCGCCACTCCGCGGTGGAGTGCCGGGTGCGCTGCGTGCGCTGCGACCGCTCCGTCTGCCCGGACTGCATGCGCGAGGCGGCCGTGGGACACCAGTGCCCGGACTGTGCGCGGGAAGGCGCGCGGCCGGTGCGCCAGGCTCGCACCCTGGTCGGCGGGCGCGTGTCGACGACGCCCGTGGTGACGTACGCGCTGATCGGCCTCAACCTGCTCGCCTACCTGGGCGAACTGGTGCGCCCGGGGATCGTGGACCGGTTCGCGCTGGTCGGCGCGCGGCTGGCAGGGCCGGACGGCGGCTGGTACGTCTACCGGGACCCCTTCCCGGAGGGTTTCCGGGCCGAGGGCGTCGTCACGGGCGAGTGGGAGCGGATGCTCACCGGGCCCTTCCTCCACCTGCCGCCCGCCGAGGGCGTGTTCGGCCTGCTCCACATCGCCATGAACATGGCCGCGCTGTGGCAGCTCGGGCGGGCCGTGGAGCCGATGCTCGGCCGGATCCGGCACGCGGTGCTCTACCTGCTCTCGGCGCTCGGCGGCTCCGTCCTCGTCCTGCTCCTCGACAACCCGGGGCAGGCCACGGTCGGCGCCTCGGGCGCGGTCTTCGGCCTCGCGGCCGCGTACTACGTCCTGGCCCGCCGCATCGGCGCCGACATGCGTCCGGTCAACCGCTTCATGGGCCTGTTGCTGCTGTGGCTGGTGGTGTCCGCCGGGATGACCTCCTGGCAGGGCCACCTCGGCGGGCTGCTGGCGGGCGGCGCGGTGGCGGCGGCGTACGCCCACGCGCCGCGGGACGGCCGCCGCACGGCCGTGCAGGCGGGGGCGTGCGTGGGACTGCTGCTCCTGCTGGCGGCGGCGTCGGCGATCAAGGTGTCCGTACTGACGGGTGGAGGTATCCCCCAGTGA
- a CDS encoding chorismate mutase translates to MTTSPTGDDTVDPAVREELARLRKSIDNIDAAVVHLLAERFSRTQQVGHLKARHRLPPADPAREARQIARLRALAEDAELDPAFAEKFLTFIIAEVIRHHERIAETGGTGTTPAAP, encoded by the coding sequence ATGACCACCAGCCCCACCGGCGACGACACCGTCGACCCCGCGGTCCGCGAGGAACTGGCCCGCCTGCGCAAGAGCATCGACAACATCGACGCGGCCGTCGTCCACCTGCTCGCCGAGCGCTTCTCCCGCACCCAGCAGGTCGGCCACCTCAAGGCCCGCCACCGGCTGCCGCCCGCCGACCCGGCCCGCGAGGCCCGCCAGATCGCCCGGCTGCGCGCCCTCGCCGAGGACGCCGAACTCGACCCGGCCTTCGCGGAGAAGTTCCTCACCTTCATCATCGCCGAGGTGATCCGGCACCACGAGCGCATCGCGGAGACCGGCGGCACCGGGACCACCCCCGCCGCCCCCTGA
- the pepN gene encoding aminopeptidase N: protein MAGMSVLTRDEAQTRARLLDVHHYAIDLDLTGGDETFDSRTTVRFTVLGDRSGTDTFIEVKPAELRSVTLDGHPLDPAALDGSRLPLTGLAPGTHELRVEAAMRYSRTGEGMHRFTDPTDGETYVYTQLFLDDVQRVFPAFDQPDLKAVFDLAVTAPEGWTVLANGVTEHTGDGRWTAATTPPISTYLVAVAAGPWHSVRTEHRGLPFGIHCRRSLAPHLDADADEILDVTRACFDRYHEKFAEPYPFDSYDQAFVPEFNAGAMENPGLVTFRDEFVFRSAVTDTERQTRAMVIAHEMAHMWFGDLVTLRWWDDIWLNESFAEYMGYQTTAEATRFTGTWTDFGVSRKPWGYDADQRPSTHPVAPEHVPDTASALLNFDGISYAKGASALRQLVAWLGEKDFLAGINTHIERHRFANATLADFIDSLASATDRDVHAWADAWLRTTGVDTLTPRLAAGENGTCSLTLDRAGSRPHRVAVGLYDRDVAGDGRLTLRERVHLDVPQDAPRPLGRRPALLVPNDGDLAYAKVRFDAESAAAIGAHLSALPDPLTRAVVWNALRDAVRDGELAAGAYLETARAHLPHETDLALVDGVLTFAASQVADRYVTPDGRPAALATLADLCRDLVRRTEDGDHPGLRLIAVRHAIDVAAHPDALAAWLADGTVPGGPELDPELRWRVLCRLAVLGAVDEAGIARELDRDPSATGREGAARCRAALPDAGAKAAAWEAMFASDGLSNYLFTATARGFWQPEQADLVRGYVERYFAEAPAVAERRGPAIAEAAGRWAFPVHAVDVRTLELGRRCLDEGGPTPALRRKLADQLDDLARALRVRESAGR from the coding sequence ATGGCGGGCATGTCCGTACTGACGCGCGACGAAGCGCAGACCCGTGCCCGGCTCCTCGACGTCCACCACTACGCGATCGACCTCGATCTCACCGGTGGGGACGAGACCTTCGACTCCCGCACCACCGTCCGGTTCACCGTCCTCGGCGACCGGAGCGGTACGGACACCTTCATCGAGGTCAAGCCCGCCGAACTGCGCTCCGTCACCCTCGACGGACACCCCCTCGACCCGGCCGCCCTCGACGGCAGCCGGCTGCCGCTGACCGGCCTCGCCCCCGGCACCCACGAACTGCGCGTCGAGGCGGCCATGCGCTACTCGCGCACCGGCGAGGGCATGCACCGCTTCACCGACCCCACCGACGGCGAGACCTACGTCTACACCCAGCTCTTCCTGGACGACGTGCAGCGCGTCTTCCCCGCCTTCGACCAGCCCGACCTCAAGGCCGTCTTCGACCTGGCCGTCACCGCCCCCGAGGGCTGGACCGTCCTCGCCAACGGCGTCACCGAGCACACCGGCGACGGCCGCTGGACGGCCGCCACCACCCCGCCGATCTCCACCTACCTGGTCGCCGTCGCCGCCGGGCCCTGGCACTCGGTCCGCACCGAGCACCGCGGACTGCCCTTCGGCATCCACTGCCGCCGTTCGCTCGCCCCCCACCTGGACGCCGACGCCGACGAGATCCTCGACGTCACCCGCGCCTGCTTCGACCGCTACCACGAGAAGTTCGCCGAGCCCTACCCCTTCGACTCCTACGACCAGGCGTTCGTCCCCGAGTTCAACGCGGGCGCCATGGAGAACCCCGGACTGGTCACCTTCCGCGACGAGTTCGTCTTCCGCTCCGCCGTCACCGACACCGAACGCCAGACCCGCGCCATGGTCATCGCCCACGAGATGGCCCACATGTGGTTCGGCGACCTCGTCACCCTGCGCTGGTGGGACGACATCTGGCTCAACGAGTCCTTCGCCGAGTACATGGGCTACCAGACCACCGCCGAGGCCACCCGTTTCACCGGCACCTGGACCGACTTCGGCGTCTCCCGCAAGCCGTGGGGATACGACGCCGACCAGCGTCCCTCCACCCACCCCGTCGCCCCCGAGCACGTCCCGGACACCGCCTCCGCACTCCTCAACTTCGACGGCATCTCCTACGCCAAGGGCGCGTCCGCACTGCGCCAGCTCGTCGCCTGGCTCGGCGAGAAGGACTTCCTCGCCGGAATCAACACCCACATCGAGCGGCACCGGTTCGCCAACGCGACCCTCGCCGACTTCATCGACTCCCTCGCCTCCGCCACCGACCGCGACGTCCACGCCTGGGCCGACGCCTGGCTGCGGACCACGGGCGTGGACACGCTGACGCCCCGCCTCGCCGCCGGCGAGAACGGCACCTGCTCCCTCACCCTCGACCGGGCCGGCAGCCGCCCCCACCGTGTCGCCGTCGGCCTCTACGACCGGGACGTGGCCGGCGACGGCCGCCTGACCCTGCGCGAACGCGTCCACCTCGACGTCCCCCAGGACGCGCCCCGGCCGCTGGGCAGGCGCCCCGCCCTGCTGGTGCCCAACGACGGCGACCTCGCCTACGCCAAGGTCCGCTTCGACGCCGAGTCCGCCGCCGCGATCGGCGCCCACCTGTCCGCCCTGCCCGACCCGCTCACCCGCGCCGTCGTCTGGAACGCCCTGCGCGACGCCGTCCGCGACGGCGAGCTGGCGGCCGGCGCCTACCTGGAGACCGCCCGCGCCCACCTCCCGCACGAGACGGACCTCGCCCTGGTCGACGGCGTCCTCACCTTCGCCGCGTCCCAGGTCGCCGACCGCTACGTCACCCCCGACGGGCGGCCCGCCGCCCTCGCCACCCTCGCCGACCTGTGCCGCGACCTCGTCCGCCGTACCGAGGACGGCGACCACCCCGGGCTGCGCCTGATCGCCGTGCGCCACGCGATCGACGTCGCCGCCCACCCGGACGCCCTCGCCGCCTGGCTCGCCGACGGCACCGTCCCCGGGGGACCCGAACTCGACCCGGAGCTGCGCTGGCGCGTCCTGTGCCGTCTCGCCGTCCTGGGCGCCGTCGACGAGGCCGGCATCGCCCGGGAACTGGACCGCGACCCGTCCGCCACCGGCCGGGAGGGCGCCGCCCGCTGCCGCGCCGCCCTGCCCGACGCCGGGGCCAAGGCGGCGGCGTGGGAGGCCATGTTCGCCTCCGACGGCCTGTCCAACTACCTGTTCACCGCGACTGCCCGGGGTTTCTGGCAGCCCGAGCAGGCCGACCTGGTCCGCGGCTACGTGGAGCGCTACTTCGCCGAGGCCCCCGCCGTCGCCGAGCGGCGCGGACCCGCCATCGCCGAGGCCGCCGGCCGCTGGGCGTTCCCGGTGCACGCCGTCGACGTCCGCACCCTGGAACTGGGCCGGCGCTGCCTCGACGAGGGCGGCCCGACCCCGGCCCTGCGGCGCAAGCTCGCCGACCAGCTCGACGACCTGGCCCGCGCCCTGCGGGTGCGGGAGTCCGCCGGGCGCTGA